From Abiotrophia defectiva ATCC 49176:
CGCATTTTAATTTGGGAGAGACTCTCTTCCCCAGAAACATAGAGGACGGTCTGACCTAGATTAGCCAGTTGAATCGAGACCTGGAGCAAGAGGGTAGACTTACCAATCCCAGGATCGCCCCCAATCAGAACCAAACTGCCGGCTACCACCCCGCCCCCCAAGACCCGGTCGAACTCTTGGAAATTGGTATGGGTCCGCGTTTCAGCCTTGTAGGTGATTTCTTCTAGGCGTTGAGCCCGGTTGGCACCTTCACCGCGCTGGGTCAAAACCTTGAACTGGCTTTTCTCAGTCTTAATGGTCGATTGGACAATTTGTTCTTCCATCTGATTCCAAGCGCCACAATTAGGACACTTACCCAGATACTTAGCCGATTCATAGCCGCAGGCCATACATTCGTAGCTTACTTTTTTCTTGGCCATAGCTTTCCTTCTTTCTTTGGCTCTAGTCCTTAGAGCCTATTGTTGGTGATGACCAGAGGAGCCGAAGCCTCCTTCGCGGGCAGCCTGCCCACCATGGTCGCCATCTGCCTTCAAGAAAGGTAAGAAGATGGCTTGGGCAATGCGCTCACCTTTTTGGATGGTTTGGTCAAAGAGCCCAAAGTTGCTAAGTTGAACATAGACATGCCCTTCATTGCTAGGATTATTATAGTAGTCTGCATCAATGACGCCCACTCCGTTAGGAACCTGCAAGAAACGCTTGAGCGGGTTACTAGAGCGGTTAATAATTTGTAAGTATTCGTCTTCCTGCATATAAACCTTAAGCCCAGTAGGCACAAGGGTTGGTTTCAACAAGCGCTGTGGATCCTCTGTTGGCTCCTTTTGGGTTGGTTTGGCATGAATCCATTGTTTCATTTCCATGGCTAAATAGCGGAAAACTTGTCGCCAGTAAGACGGAACCACAATGGTTTCTGCCGCTTCCAAATCATAACCAGCGGCATGATGGGTCGCTCGCTGTGGCAGTTGGATGGCTTTATCTTGGTAGCTAGTGATGACTTCAAAGCCACGTTTTCTTTCCTGGGTCATAAGACACCCCTTTTCTACTGAATCATCTCTATTTTACCAAATTTCCCGACCAATAGGGTAATAAAAGCAATAAAAGTGCTTGAAAAATCACACTTTCTTGCTCTTTTTAGAAAACCTTTTACTTTTTGTACAATCTGCCGAAGAAATTTGTGCAGTTTGTCAATGGAATTGTAAA
This genomic window contains:
- a CDS encoding dUTP diphosphatase, whose translation is MTQERKRGFEVITSYQDKAIQLPQRATHHAAGYDLEAAETIVVPSYWRQVFRYLAMEMKQWIHAKPTQKEPTEDPQRLLKPTLVPTGLKVYMQEDEYLQIINRSSNPLKRFLQVPNGVGVIDADYYNNPSNEGHVYVQLSNFGLFDQTIQKGERIAQAIFLPFLKADGDHGGQAAREGGFGSSGHHQQ